The Paraburkholderia caffeinilytica genome segment TTGAGCTTGGTCTGGAAGTACAGGCGTCCGGACGCCTCACGGCTGCCGAGACGCGCCAGCGAAATGCCGTCCGAGATGTTGCCGGCGTTCGCCACCAACGCGTCCAGCGTGCGGCTCACCTGGCGGGCGTTACGCGCGACTTCGGACATGCCCTTCTTGTGGTTGTCGAGTTCTTCCAACGTCATCATCGGCAGATAGACGTCGTGTTCCTCGAAACGGAACAGGCAGCTTGGATCGTGCATCAGCACGTTCGTGTCGAGCACGAAGAGCTTCTGGACTTCGAGTGGATCGGCGGATGCGCCGCGCTTCTTGCTGGTGCCGCGCGTGCTGGGTGCTACAGCTGCGGGCGTGCTTGCGGCTGGGTCTTTCGCACTTGGCGCGCGCGCGACGACCGGCTGCGATTTGGCGGCGGGCGCGGCAACAACCGCCGGCTCGGCTTGCGGACGGGAAGCGGGAACCGGTTGCAGCAATGCGGCGGTCTGCTTCGATTTGCGGCGGGGCGCCGGTGCAGCCTGCTCGGCGGATGCAGACGCAGCCGAGGACGCCGACGATGCCGGCACGGGCCGCAAAGTGGTCGCGGCATTGGCGGCGTGCGCCATCGGTGTGGCGACGTTCGCGCGGCCGTAATCGGCCGACTCCGCGGATTCCCCTCCGACTGCCTGTTTCTTCGCGGCGGAGCGCGCCGGCGTGGCGGCTTTGGCCTTGTATTCGTCGGGCGGCAGGAGATTGCCGAGCTTGCTGGGGGGGGTAGGCAAAGGCATGGTTTCCCTCGAATTGATCGGGTCACATTTCGTGCGCCGCCTGTCGCATTCTGCCGGTGCCAGTGAGTGCGCACGCAGTTTGCGCCCGGAGGCGCGCATTCGGTCTAGAGATGCCGGTTCGCCTGGTCTTCGATCGGCTCCTTAACGGAAACGCGTGGCCGAGTGAACGAACGGCTGCGCGCAATTAAAAAAGCCGCCGCCCCGGCGTACGGGACAAGCGGCTCGCCTTCGGTTATCGCGTTGCGCCTCGTGACTTCGACGGAACCGGGAAAACGGCCGTCAAGTCTGGCGTAGCGACGAAAAATGTGGGGTGGACAGGCACTCATTGGAACCCAATATAACGCGCCTCAAAGCGCTTGTACAGCCTCCAGAATGTCATCGACATGCCCTGGCACTTTCACGCCACGCCACTCCTGGCGCAGCACGCCTTCGGCGTCGATCAGGAACGTGGAGCGTTCGATCCCACACACTTCTTTGCCATACATTTTCTTCAATTTCATGACGCCGAAGAGTGCGCACAAGGTTTCTTCGGGGTCAGAGATCAACGGAAACGGCAGTTCGAGCTTTGCCTTGAAATTGTCATGGGAACGCAGGCTGTCGCGCGACACGCCAAGGATCTCCGCGCCGGCCTTTTTGAATTTCGGATACAGATCGCGGAACTGCAGACCTTCGGTCGTGCAGCCCGGCGTGTTGTCCTTCGGATAGAAATACAGCACCACCTTCTTGCCCCGCAGCTTGGACAGCGTGATCTCGCCACCGGTAGCGGGGGCGGTAAAGTCGGGGATGGGTTGGTCGACTGCGATGGGCACGAGGTTCTCCGGTTGTTATGGCCGACGTCGTAGTACTTGCAACTGTTGCGGCGCCGGCCTGGCATCGAGGCTTCTAGGGAGGGGCGACTGGCGCGTGGTGGTCGCTCGCGCGGCGGCCGGGTCGTCAGGG includes the following:
- a CDS encoding peroxiredoxin, which produces MPIAVDQPIPDFTAPATGGEITLSKLRGKKVVLYFYPKDNTPGCTTEGLQFRDLYPKFKKAGAEILGVSRDSLRSHDNFKAKLELPFPLISDPEETLCALFGVMKLKKMYGKEVCGIERSTFLIDAEGVLRQEWRGVKVPGHVDDILEAVQAL